The following proteins are encoded in a genomic region of Vibrio spartinae:
- the rpiA gene encoding ribose-5-phosphate isomerase RpiA produces MTQDEMKKEAGWAALKYVVKGGIIGVGTGSTVNHFIDALGSVKDDIQGAVSSSKASTEKLEALGIQVYDCNDVEKLDVYIDGADEINPTRDMIKGGGAALTREKIVAAISDTFVCIVDGTKTVDVLGKFPLPIEVIPMAREQVSRALKELGGEPVYRDGVLTDNGNIILDVHNMQITEPKAMESTLNNIPGVVTNGLFAHRGADIVIIGTPEGPQFIE; encoded by the coding sequence ATGACCCAGGACGAAATGAAAAAAGAGGCGGGATGGGCAGCACTCAAATATGTCGTCAAAGGTGGCATTATCGGAGTAGGCACCGGCTCAACCGTCAATCACTTTATCGACGCTTTAGGGTCAGTCAAAGATGATATTCAAGGTGCGGTCTCCAGCTCAAAAGCATCGACAGAGAAACTTGAAGCATTAGGGATTCAGGTATACGACTGTAATGATGTTGAAAAACTGGATGTCTATATTGATGGTGCCGATGAAATCAATCCAACGCGGGATATGATCAAAGGCGGTGGTGCAGCCCTCACACGGGAAAAAATCGTTGCTGCAATCTCCGATACATTCGTGTGTATTGTTGACGGCACCAAAACCGTTGATGTGTTGGGTAAATTCCCGCTGCCTATCGAGGTCATTCCAATGGCCCGGGAGCAGGTTTCCCGAGCGCTGAAAGAACTTGGGGGAGAACCGGTTTATCGTGACGGAGTGCTGACAGATAATGGCAATATCATCCTCGATGTACACAATATGCAGATTACTGAGCCCAAAGCCATGGAATCAACCCTCAATAATATTCCCGGTGTCGTCACCAATGGCTTATTTGCACATCGTGGAGCAGATATTGTGATTATCGGGACGCCAGAAGGCCCCCAATTTATTGAGTAA
- a CDS encoding 5-formyltetrahydrofolate cyclo-ligase codes for MHQNNMTRADFRKQIRARRKQLSDAFQQAASEQIIRQLSHLPELDTSQHIAIYLSTDGELSTHALIEWLWQQDKSVYLPVIHPFSTGQLLFLRYTPDTAMVQNHYGIAEPRLNQQLILPTRQLDLIFTPLVGFDASGHRLGMGGGYYDRTLEPWFKSRSGAKPLGLAHSCQFVERLPVESWDVPLPKIVTPDKIWSWE; via the coding sequence ATGCACCAAAACAACATGACTCGCGCTGATTTCAGAAAGCAGATCCGCGCCAGAAGAAAACAACTCTCTGACGCGTTTCAGCAAGCTGCCAGTGAGCAGATAATTCGTCAGCTTTCCCACTTACCCGAACTGGATACCAGCCAACATATTGCCATTTATTTATCAACCGACGGGGAGCTCTCAACCCATGCATTGATCGAATGGCTCTGGCAACAAGACAAGTCAGTTTATCTCCCCGTGATTCACCCTTTTTCAACAGGGCAACTTCTTTTCTTACGCTATACACCAGATACAGCCATGGTTCAGAACCATTACGGTATTGCCGAACCACGACTGAATCAACAGCTGATTCTTCCGACGCGGCAGCTTGATCTTATTTTTACCCCATTGGTTGGCTTCGATGCATCAGGACACCGTCTCGGTATGGGAGGCGGCTATTATGATCGAACGTTAGAACCTTGGTTTAAAAGCCGAAGCGGTGCCAAACCGCTCGGGCTTGCCCACTCGTGTCAGTTTGTCGAACGACTTCCGGTTGAATCCTGGGATGTGCCACTGCCAAAGATCGTTACGCCCGACAAAATATGGTCATGGGAATAA
- a CDS encoding TRAP transporter large permease, translating to MGIEMLTLVLLACILTAFVLGAQVGLALGGIAMGVGYLVWGETLFNIVPTTVESTFFNFILLAIPLYIYMGQILTRSGIGDAMFNASQLLIGRLRGSLAISVIGVCSMIGAMVGIIGAGIMTSSSIALKPMLDRGYDKKLALGVIMAGGSLGILIPPSIPMIMFASATQNSVGKMFLGAMIPALITIVLLITYVVISCKLNPERAPLDSDNDIQVPKGYERFKTIRDGASSLALIVVVLGSIIAGIATPTESGALGVMGAILLSILFKRFKPEMLRRSGMQTALLVSVAMWIILGASVFSNFHLLMGIQGMVSGFAQGLDLPPIMIIIMFQLIMLLLGFIIDEFIIVLMCAPIFTPVAVSLGYDPIWFGVLMILNIVIAVQTPPYGFALFYLKGIAPKGVTMLDLYKSVLPFITVQFIVLVICMVFPDLVTWLPNLVIH from the coding sequence ATGGGAATTGAGATGTTAACCCTTGTTTTGCTGGCATGTATTCTGACCGCTTTTGTGTTAGGTGCGCAGGTGGGACTGGCATTGGGTGGCATTGCCATGGGCGTCGGTTACTTGGTTTGGGGAGAGACGCTGTTTAATATTGTGCCGACCACCGTTGAGAGCACATTTTTCAATTTTATTCTGTTAGCGATTCCGCTTTATATTTATATGGGACAGATCCTCACCCGGTCCGGGATTGGGGATGCCATGTTTAATGCCAGTCAACTGCTGATCGGCCGGTTGCGCGGTTCTTTGGCCATTAGTGTCATTGGGGTTTGCTCCATGATCGGAGCCATGGTTGGCATCATCGGTGCCGGTATCATGACTTCCAGTAGTATTGCACTCAAACCAATGCTTGATCGTGGCTATGACAAGAAGCTTGCGCTTGGGGTCATTATGGCTGGTGGCTCTTTGGGAATTCTTATTCCACCGAGTATTCCAATGATTATGTTTGCTTCTGCGACCCAAAACTCAGTTGGCAAAATGTTCTTGGGAGCCATGATTCCAGCATTGATTACGATAGTTCTGTTGATCACTTACGTGGTGATCTCTTGTAAATTGAATCCGGAACGCGCCCCGCTTGATTCTGACAACGATATTCAGGTGCCGAAAGGATACGAGCGGTTTAAAACCATCCGAGACGGTGCGTCGTCACTTGCTCTGATTGTGGTGGTTCTCGGCAGTATTATCGCCGGGATTGCAACACCGACTGAATCTGGTGCTTTGGGGGTGATGGGGGCGATCCTGTTATCGATCCTGTTTAAGCGATTTAAACCGGAGATGTTAAGACGTTCGGGAATGCAAACCGCGCTGCTGGTGAGTGTAGCAATGTGGATTATTCTCGGTGCATCGGTTTTCAGTAATTTCCATTTATTGATGGGAATTCAAGGGATGGTGTCCGGGTTTGCCCAAGGGTTGGATTTACCACCGATCATGATCATTATTATGTTCCAATTGATCATGCTGTTACTGGGATTCATCATCGATGAATTTATCATTGTGCTGATGTGTGCACCCATATTTACGCCGGTTGCGGTGTCACTTGGCTACGATCCGATTTGGTTCGGTGTGTTGATGATCCTGAATATTGTGATTGCTGTTCAGACACCGCCTTACGGTTTTGCGTTGTTCTATCTGAAAGGGATTGCCCCGAAAGGTGTGACAATGTTGGATCTGTATAAATCGGTATTACCGTTTATTACCGTACAGTTTATTGTGCTGGTTATTTGTATGGTTTTCCCGGATCTGGTGACTTGGTTACCGAATCTGGTCATTCATTAG
- a CDS encoding NAD-dependent succinate-semialdehyde dehydrogenase yields MDQIVNKNLLKATCPFSEDAIAILNPATDETLTYIPSVQTTDILTLIEKSKQAQQAWQQRSAAERSTILKRWYDLVVENSDDLARIMTLEQGKPLAEAKGEVMYGASFIQWFAEEGKRTYGDTIPAPASNKRLMTIKQPVGVAAAITPWNFPIAMITRKAAPALAAGCSFIVKPANQTPLSAYAIAELAYAAGLPKELLIVVNNHSSVAVGDIFCSHDDIKKLSFTGSTQVGSHLIKQCAETIKRTSMELGGNAPFIVFDDADIDEAVKGAIASKFRNAGQTCVCANRFYVQDSVYDQFVEKFAEAAADLKVGNGVEPGVIIGPLIDMKAKNSVLGYINTAVEQGAKIAFGGRSLEGLFVEPTILTEVTQDMEIVHTELFGPVAPIVRFSNDDDLVEKANDTIYGLASYFYTSTLNRAFRIAEQLEYGMVGINEGIISNEVAPFGGVKQSGFGREGAKQGIDEYLNVKYLCFGGF; encoded by the coding sequence ATGGACCAAATTGTTAACAAAAACCTACTCAAAGCAACGTGTCCTTTCAGTGAAGATGCGATTGCAATCCTCAATCCGGCAACCGATGAAACGCTAACTTATATTCCTTCGGTTCAGACAACGGATATCCTCACTTTGATTGAGAAATCAAAGCAGGCTCAACAAGCTTGGCAACAACGTTCAGCCGCAGAACGCTCGACCATCTTAAAGCGCTGGTATGATCTCGTGGTTGAAAACAGTGATGATCTCGCCCGGATTATGACCCTCGAACAAGGCAAGCCCTTAGCGGAAGCCAAAGGGGAAGTCATGTATGGTGCCTCTTTCATTCAGTGGTTTGCAGAAGAAGGGAAACGCACCTACGGTGATACAATTCCGGCACCGGCGTCAAACAAACGTTTAATGACGATTAAACAACCGGTTGGTGTGGCAGCGGCGATCACGCCTTGGAATTTTCCTATCGCAATGATCACCCGTAAAGCAGCCCCCGCGCTGGCGGCAGGGTGTAGCTTTATCGTCAAACCCGCCAACCAAACCCCGCTTTCTGCCTATGCCATTGCAGAATTAGCGTACGCAGCAGGATTGCCAAAAGAGCTCTTAATCGTGGTGAACAACCACTCTTCAGTGGCCGTTGGTGATATTTTCTGTAGTCACGATGATATCAAGAAGTTGTCTTTCACAGGCTCGACTCAAGTTGGTAGTCACCTGATCAAACAGTGTGCAGAAACGATCAAGCGTACCTCAATGGAATTAGGCGGCAACGCACCATTTATCGTCTTTGATGATGCAGATATCGATGAAGCAGTCAAAGGTGCCATCGCCTCAAAATTCCGTAATGCCGGGCAGACCTGTGTGTGCGCAAACCGCTTCTATGTTCAGGACAGCGTTTACGACCAATTCGTTGAAAAATTTGCCGAAGCCGCGGCAGATCTGAAAGTCGGTAATGGCGTGGAACCCGGTGTGATTATCGGTCCGCTGATCGATATGAAAGCGAAAAACAGTGTGTTGGGCTATATCAATACAGCCGTCGAACAAGGCGCAAAAATCGCATTTGGCGGCCGCTCTCTGGAAGGTCTCTTCGTTGAACCGACCATTCTGACTGAAGTCACTCAAGATATGGAGATTGTACATACCGAACTATTCGGTCCGGTCGCTCCGATTGTTCGCTTTTCCAACGATGATGACTTGGTCGAAAAGGCCAACGATACGATTTACGGATTAGCCAGTTACTTCTACACCAGTACGCTGAATCGTGCATTCCGTATTGCCGAACAGCTTGAATACGGCATGGTTGGGATCAATGAAGGCATTATCTCCAATGAAGTCGCACCATTCGGTGGTGTAAAACAATCCGGCTTTGGCCGGGAAGGTGCCAAACAAGGGATTGATGAATACCTCAATGTCAAATATCTCTGCTTCGGCGGCTTCTGA
- a CDS encoding cell division protein ZapA — protein sequence MSNQAVDVEILGKITRVNCPPGQEDSLIQAAKELDNRLKEMTERTKVTNEVKLLTIAALNICYELQSQIKENQQTTSHLATRIERLSTSLDQVIHQVEQEKL from the coding sequence ATGAGTAACCAAGCGGTTGATGTTGAGATTCTAGGAAAAATAACACGAGTGAATTGCCCCCCGGGTCAAGAAGACTCTCTGATTCAGGCGGCAAAAGAGCTTGATAATCGTTTGAAAGAAATGACGGAAAGAACTAAGGTGACAAATGAAGTGAAGTTACTCACGATTGCTGCTTTAAATATTTGTTATGAGTTACAAAGCCAGATAAAAGAGAATCAACAGACGACGTCTCATCTGGCGACACGGATAGAGCGCCTCTCCACATCGCTGGATCAGGTGATTCATCAAGTCGAGCAAGAGAAGTTGTAA
- a CDS encoding TRAP transporter substrate-binding protein, with protein MFGLKGKKLAKTLLAVTLGVSALASSTVSFAAEYNWRFANLYGRGTAFGAVYEDLAKNIQIMSNGRIAVQVLYSGEGVGTSGILGAVRSGLITMGAPFQPMHAGEFPAGVVEVGLPGGTSDASELMTLFHERGWGDVLKKAYASQGIVWLEPYIQPPVYIITKKPINSIADFKGMKIRAPGAYGKFLRNLGAAPVSLSWSEIYTSLATGVIDGSIGSNMIDHRDGNHVEVAKYMYPLPIAGAQVLPIIVNQKAWNKLPKDLQAIVKGATAEHAIEQLTKSKLWESQAVAEMEAKGLKWSPEPSEADKKAWKAAGVSLAQEYASADPYSKQLVEILNKKQ; from the coding sequence ATGTTTGGGTTAAAGGGAAAGAAGCTTGCGAAGACATTACTGGCAGTCACGCTGGGTGTCAGCGCACTTGCGAGTTCTACGGTCAGTTTTGCCGCTGAATATAATTGGCGTTTTGCAAATTTATACGGCCGCGGTACTGCATTTGGTGCCGTTTATGAAGACTTGGCAAAAAATATTCAAATCATGTCCAATGGCCGCATTGCGGTGCAAGTTCTGTACTCCGGAGAAGGCGTAGGTACCAGTGGTATCTTAGGTGCTGTACGTTCCGGTCTGATTACAATGGGAGCCCCTTTCCAACCGATGCATGCGGGTGAGTTTCCGGCTGGGGTTGTGGAGGTCGGTTTGCCTGGTGGCACATCGGATGCCAGTGAACTCATGACATTATTTCATGAGCGGGGCTGGGGCGATGTGTTGAAAAAAGCCTATGCCTCTCAAGGGATCGTCTGGCTGGAACCTTATATTCAGCCCCCGGTTTATATCATTACCAAAAAACCAATTAACTCGATTGCTGACTTTAAAGGCATGAAAATTCGTGCACCGGGTGCCTATGGTAAGTTCCTGCGTAACCTCGGTGCGGCACCTGTTTCTCTGTCTTGGAGTGAAATCTATACTTCACTGGCAACCGGTGTCATCGATGGTTCTATCGGTTCAAATATGATTGATCACCGCGATGGTAACCATGTGGAAGTTGCAAAATACATGTATCCTCTACCCATTGCCGGTGCTCAGGTGTTACCGATTATTGTGAACCAAAAAGCATGGAATAAATTGCCGAAAGATCTGCAAGCGATTGTGAAAGGTGCGACGGCTGAACATGCGATTGAGCAGTTGACGAAGTCAAAACTGTGGGAGTCACAGGCTGTGGCGGAAATGGAAGCAAAAGGACTGAAATGGAGTCCTGAGCCATCTGAAGCAGACAAAAAAGCCTGGAAAGCCGCTGGGGTGTCACTTGCACAGGAATATGCCAGTGCCGACCCTTATTCAAAACAGCTTGTTGAGATCCTCAATAAGAAGCAGTAA
- the pdxR gene encoding MocR-like pyridoxine biosynthesis transcription factor PdxR codes for MLSQYIHLDPQDSKTLQDQIKSSLAKAIFDGFIPKQSPLASSRKLAKDLNVSRNTILRVYELLTEEGILVSIERKGYFVNPALDISVTPLASTTPQEQSTQLDWSRYLISENSVSEREAKALKNYAYLFVSGVVDEDLFPVSEWRKCSIQSLNRINHRTWTSNDSDYDELIEQIRIRVLTKRGIFVNRDNIAITLGCQNSLYYLSKLLLSADSSIAVENPGYPEALHQFQARRAEIVPINVDQEGMMIDERLTDCQLVYTTPSNQFPTTVRLSASRRQKLLTLAEEHDFLIIEDDFEHDINFIEDTCPPLKSESSSERIIYISSFSSTIAPGLRLGYIVAPAPLISQIKALQFRTHSLPPKNNCQTLALFLSLGYYDALAQRMLKRYREKWLTMEKALNYYFPQSGVTPSLAGTAFWIDYKQGFDAGRFEELAEQHGILINNGAKYYYCDERTNSFRLCFQSIRTEQIREGIALLSQIAKQVMPIETLQECQQPPLRSKAIRHLLKNQTLLTKDCFNIPYRITFQADGKMTGVSDRPNDMDEGYWWVEHDQFVYQWRNWQFSDIRKITIVVENGAVKRFDEDGYFIGEAQLISNQIGYP; via the coding sequence ATGCTAAGCCAGTATATCCACCTTGATCCGCAGGATTCCAAAACCCTGCAAGATCAAATCAAAAGCAGTCTTGCCAAAGCAATCTTCGATGGCTTCATTCCTAAGCAATCTCCCCTTGCCTCTTCACGGAAGTTAGCAAAAGATCTCAATGTTTCCAGAAACACAATTTTGCGCGTTTACGAGCTACTGACCGAAGAAGGGATCCTTGTCTCCATTGAGCGCAAAGGCTATTTTGTCAACCCAGCTCTGGACATCTCCGTCACACCACTCGCTTCGACAACCCCACAAGAACAATCAACCCAGCTTGATTGGAGCCGTTATCTGATCTCTGAAAACAGTGTTTCGGAACGCGAAGCCAAAGCGCTCAAAAATTATGCTTATCTCTTTGTCAGTGGCGTTGTTGATGAGGACTTATTCCCAGTTTCTGAATGGCGCAAATGCAGTATTCAGTCTCTCAATCGCATCAATCATCGTACTTGGACATCAAATGACTCAGACTATGATGAGCTGATTGAACAGATCCGCATCCGCGTGTTGACCAAGCGTGGCATATTCGTCAATCGAGACAATATCGCTATCACACTCGGGTGTCAGAACAGCCTCTATTATCTGTCAAAACTGCTCCTCTCGGCTGACTCCTCAATTGCGGTTGAAAATCCCGGTTATCCCGAGGCATTACACCAGTTTCAGGCCAGACGCGCAGAGATCGTGCCGATCAATGTGGATCAAGAAGGGATGATGATTGATGAACGACTGACCGACTGCCAACTGGTTTATACCACGCCAAGCAATCAATTTCCGACGACTGTACGTCTGTCTGCCAGTCGTCGCCAGAAGCTCCTTACGCTGGCTGAGGAACATGACTTCTTGATCATTGAAGATGACTTTGAACATGATATTAATTTTATCGAAGACACTTGTCCGCCACTGAAAAGTGAATCATCCAGTGAGCGTATTATCTATATCTCCAGTTTTTCTTCGACAATTGCTCCGGGGTTACGACTCGGGTATATCGTTGCTCCCGCCCCCTTGATCTCACAAATAAAGGCCCTTCAGTTCAGAACACATAGCTTACCTCCGAAGAATAATTGTCAAACCCTTGCGTTGTTTCTCAGCCTTGGATATTACGATGCGCTGGCTCAAAGAATGCTCAAACGTTATCGGGAAAAATGGCTGACGATGGAGAAGGCACTGAATTACTATTTTCCGCAGTCAGGTGTGACACCTTCATTGGCAGGGACGGCTTTCTGGATCGACTATAAACAGGGATTCGATGCCGGGAGATTTGAAGAACTGGCCGAACAACATGGTATTCTGATTAACAATGGCGCCAAATACTATTACTGTGATGAACGGACCAATAGCTTCCGGCTGTGTTTCCAATCTATCAGAACGGAACAGATTCGGGAAGGGATTGCGCTTCTTTCCCAAATCGCTAAACAAGTCATGCCAATCGAAACCCTTCAGGAATGTCAGCAACCGCCACTCCGTAGTAAAGCGATTCGTCATCTGCTGAAAAATCAGACCCTCTTAACCAAAGACTGTTTTAATATTCCTTACCGAATCACCTTTCAGGCCGATGGCAAAATGACGGGGGTTTCTGACCGCCCTAATGATATGGATGAGGGCTATTGGTGGGTTGAACACGATCAGTTTGTTTACCAATGGCGTAATTGGCAGTTTTCAGATATCCGAAAAATCACCATCGTTGTAGAGAACGGAGCAGTGAAACGATTTGATGAAGATGGCTACTTTATTGGCGAGGCGCAGCTGATATCCAATCAAATTGGATACCCGTAA
- the gabT gene encoding 4-aminobutyrate--2-oxoglutarate transaminase has product MTNMEWQARKEKVVAKGMANLAPVYAVSAKNAMITDIEGKTYIDFAAGIAVNNTGHSHPQIIEAVKKQLDSFSHTCSMVTPYTSFVELAEKIVAKTPGNFEKKAAFVTTGAEAVENAVKIARAHTGRSGVIAFKGGFHGRTNMCMGLTGKVAPYKAGFGPFPNEIYHLPFPNDYHGVTEAQSLSALDDLFTCDIEPSRIAAIIFEPIQGEGGFYQAPASWAQKIREICDKHGIVLICDEIQTGFARTGKMFATEYLGIEADLFTMAKGIAGGFPLSGVVGKAEIMDSANPGGVGGTYAGSPLACVAALEVLDIIEKENLCERAQHIGLQFKEQLTELQKEIPQIGDIRQVGAMIAIEFNDPDNGAPLADLTKQLVVKSNHAGVILLSCGVKGNVIRFLPPLTIEPELIVKGLEIIKAELQALLAH; this is encoded by the coding sequence ATGACAAATATGGAATGGCAAGCCCGTAAGGAAAAAGTCGTCGCAAAAGGGATGGCTAATCTGGCGCCAGTTTATGCAGTAAGTGCGAAAAATGCGATGATCACAGATATTGAAGGCAAAACGTATATCGACTTTGCCGCTGGGATTGCCGTGAATAATACCGGGCACTCTCACCCACAGATTATTGAAGCCGTGAAAAAGCAGTTAGACAGCTTCAGTCATACCTGTTCAATGGTCACGCCTTATACGAGCTTTGTTGAACTGGCTGAAAAAATCGTGGCGAAAACACCGGGAAATTTTGAGAAAAAAGCGGCATTCGTGACCACCGGTGCTGAAGCGGTAGAAAATGCGGTGAAAATTGCACGGGCACATACGGGCCGTTCAGGCGTCATTGCCTTTAAAGGCGGCTTCCATGGACGGACAAACATGTGTATGGGACTCACCGGAAAAGTCGCACCCTACAAAGCTGGTTTTGGGCCGTTTCCAAACGAAATCTATCACTTGCCATTCCCGAATGATTATCATGGGGTCACTGAAGCGCAAAGCCTGAGTGCTTTGGACGATTTGTTCACCTGTGATATCGAGCCAAGCCGTATCGCGGCAATCATTTTCGAACCGATTCAGGGAGAAGGTGGTTTCTATCAGGCTCCCGCATCCTGGGCACAGAAAATCCGCGAAATATGTGATAAACACGGTATCGTTTTAATTTGTGACGAAATTCAGACCGGCTTTGCCCGAACTGGCAAAATGTTTGCAACAGAATACCTAGGCATTGAGGCAGATCTGTTCACCATGGCCAAAGGTATTGCAGGGGGATTCCCACTGTCCGGGGTTGTCGGTAAAGCAGAAATTATGGATTCAGCCAATCCCGGGGGCGTCGGCGGAACTTATGCAGGCTCACCGCTTGCTTGTGTTGCGGCGTTAGAAGTGCTCGATATCATTGAAAAAGAAAATCTCTGTGAAAGAGCGCAACATATTGGCTTGCAATTTAAGGAACAATTGACTGAATTGCAAAAAGAGATTCCCCAAATTGGTGATATTCGCCAAGTCGGTGCCATGATTGCAATCGAGTTCAATGATCCTGACAATGGTGCACCGCTTGCTGATCTGACCAAACAGCTTGTGGTAAAAAGTAACCATGCCGGTGTGATTTTGTTATCTTGTGGGGTAAAAGGAAATGTGATTCGCTTCCTGCCACCATTGACGATTGAGCCAGAACTGATCGTCAAAGGCCTTGAAATCATCAAAGCAGAATTACAAGCGTTGCTCGCTCACTAA
- a CDS encoding TRAP transporter small permease subunit, whose translation MVEPILRGYCQFVRYVVGLIGRSVSYLLPVLATIVAYEVFARYVIDKPTIWGYDTSLFLFGYIAALGGAYAQQREAHINVDIVHGKVSEKTRRIFDLITAILAIGFLVVMIKTCYGMFLESLQYHYRTKSEWAPPMHHFWLMITVSASIFVAQYSTELISNLFFLFTGRELSGTVHPHVSLDEQPFHVSLDDEPFRAEDHPVEKSVFDKENSNGN comes from the coding sequence ATGGTTGAACCAATTCTAAGAGGATATTGCCAGTTTGTCAGATATGTTGTTGGCCTAATCGGGCGTTCGGTATCATATCTGCTTCCTGTACTAGCCACGATTGTTGCCTACGAAGTCTTTGCTCGTTATGTGATAGATAAACCCACCATTTGGGGGTATGACACTTCGCTGTTTCTGTTTGGATATATTGCCGCCTTAGGCGGTGCATATGCGCAGCAACGTGAAGCACACATTAACGTCGACATCGTACACGGTAAAGTCTCGGAAAAGACTCGCCGGATTTTTGACCTGATCACTGCGATTCTGGCGATAGGATTTTTAGTGGTCATGATCAAAACTTGCTATGGCATGTTTCTGGAAAGCCTTCAATATCATTACAGAACCAAGAGTGAATGGGCCCCGCCGATGCATCACTTTTGGCTGATGATCACCGTCTCTGCGAGTATTTTTGTTGCCCAATATTCAACTGAATTGATCAGTAATCTATTTTTCCTTTTCACCGGACGTGAATTGAGCGGAACGGTGCATCCGCATGTCAGCTTAGATGAGCAGCCTTTCCATGTCAGTTTAGATGATGAGCCGTTTCGGGCTGAGGATCATCCCGTAGAGAAGTCCGTTTTTGACAAGGAGAATTCAAATGGGAATTGA
- the serA gene encoding phosphoglycerate dehydrogenase, which yields MAKVSLEKNKIKILLLEGVHNSAVEVLQEAGYTNIEYHKGSLSEAELLESIQDAHFVGIRSRTNLTENVINAAKKLVGVGCFCIGTNQVDLSATAKRGIPVFNAPFSNTRSVAELVMGEILLLLRGVPEKNAFAHRGIWKKSADQSFEARGKNLGIIGYGHIGTQLGIIAENLGMRVYYYDIENKLSLGNAIQVASLAELLGKCDVISLHVPETADTKNMISSKEFSQMRPNSIFINAARGTVVDIDALCGALESKQVTGAAIDVFPVEPKTNADPFESPLLQFDNVILTPHVGGSTQEAQENIGIEVAGKIVKYSDNGSTVSSVNLPEVSLPELRECSRLLHIHQNRPGILNQINTIFAEDSINIAAQYLQTSADVGYVVIDVETARSEEALRKLKKIEGTIRARILH from the coding sequence ATGGCCAAGGTTTCATTGGAAAAAAACAAAATTAAAATTTTACTTCTTGAAGGTGTGCATAACTCTGCAGTAGAAGTGCTTCAGGAAGCTGGCTATACCAATATCGAATATCACAAAGGTTCATTATCCGAAGCAGAACTATTAGAATCCATTCAGGATGCTCATTTTGTCGGTATTCGTTCCCGCACCAACCTGACGGAGAATGTTATCAACGCAGCGAAGAAACTGGTTGGTGTCGGTTGTTTTTGTATCGGGACCAATCAAGTTGATTTAAGTGCGACAGCAAAACGCGGGATTCCGGTCTTCAATGCTCCCTTCTCCAATACCCGTAGTGTTGCCGAACTGGTTATGGGTGAAATTTTGCTGCTACTACGGGGCGTGCCTGAAAAAAATGCATTTGCGCACCGCGGTATCTGGAAAAAAAGTGCAGACCAGAGCTTCGAAGCTCGCGGGAAAAACCTCGGGATCATCGGTTATGGCCATATCGGTACTCAGTTGGGGATTATTGCTGAAAACTTGGGGATGCGGGTTTATTACTACGATATCGAGAACAAACTCTCTCTGGGCAATGCCATTCAAGTCGCCTCTCTGGCAGAACTGCTAGGCAAATGTGATGTCATCTCTCTGCATGTGCCTGAAACAGCAGACACCAAGAATATGATTTCCAGTAAAGAATTCTCTCAAATGAGACCGAATTCAATCTTCATCAATGCGGCACGGGGAACCGTCGTCGATATTGATGCCCTATGTGGTGCATTGGAATCAAAACAAGTAACAGGGGCTGCAATTGACGTATTCCCAGTTGAGCCAAAAACCAATGCAGACCCGTTCGAATCGCCACTGCTTCAGTTCGACAACGTTATCCTAACACCACATGTCGGTGGATCAACGCAAGAAGCGCAAGAAAATATCGGGATCGAAGTGGCAGGCAAGATTGTCAAATACTCTGATAATGGCTCGACAGTATCCAGCGTCAACCTGCCAGAAGTATCACTGCCAGAACTCAGAGAATGTTCTCGTCTGCTTCACATTCACCAAAACCGTCCGGGTATCCTCAATCAAATCAACACGATTTTCGCTGAGGATAGTATCAACATTGCCGCACAGTATCTGCAAACATCTGCTGATGTCGGTTATGTGGTCATTGACGTTGAAACAGCCCGCTCAGAAGAAGCGCTGCGTAAACTGAAGAAAATCGAAGGGACTATCCGCGCTCGGATTCTGCATTAA